From one Formosa sediminum genomic stretch:
- a CDS encoding helix-turn-helix transcriptional regulator, with amino-acid sequence MPNTKHAIIRYQALDKCFRNSAKRFFINDLVEACQVAVENFTGKAEGVQKRQVYDDIAFMVSENGYNAPIEKDKVGRKVYYYYSDINFSINNQPLTESEALELKETLVALNRFKGLPQFEWIENMTTRLEASFQFGEQANEIIEFDQNEFLKGKEFMNSLYHAIINKTVLNVSYKSFKLLGNSLIEFHPYYLKQYNNRWFIFGNNPKFDNITNLALDRIIKIDITNKQYLETHIDFKEYFEDIIGVTYFENKRSEKIVLQVEKTLWPYIKTKPLHGSQKVNEIQHDYVLISLELIPNYELESMLLQFGERLTIIKPDSLRLSIVQRVMKMNENYKCAD; translated from the coding sequence ATGCCTAACACAAAACACGCCATTATAAGATACCAAGCATTAGATAAATGCTTTCGAAATTCCGCTAAAAGATTTTTTATAAACGATCTAGTCGAAGCTTGTCAAGTTGCAGTGGAAAATTTTACAGGAAAAGCTGAAGGTGTACAAAAACGGCAAGTATATGATGATATCGCCTTCATGGTTAGTGAAAACGGTTATAATGCCCCTATAGAAAAGGATAAGGTTGGTAGAAAAGTATATTATTACTATTCAGACATAAATTTTTCTATTAATAACCAACCACTTACAGAATCAGAAGCATTAGAACTTAAGGAAACATTAGTAGCCTTAAATAGATTTAAAGGATTACCACAATTTGAATGGATTGAGAATATGACTACCAGATTAGAGGCTTCATTTCAATTCGGAGAACAGGCGAATGAAATTATAGAATTTGATCAAAATGAATTTTTAAAAGGTAAGGAATTTATGAATTCCTTATATCATGCAATTATTAATAAAACAGTTTTAAACGTTTCGTATAAAAGTTTTAAGCTATTAGGAAATTCTCTTATTGAGTTTCATCCCTATTACTTAAAGCAATATAACAATCGTTGGTTTATTTTTGGTAATAACCCCAAATTCGATAACATTACAAACTTAGCTTTAGATAGGATTATTAAAATTGATATAACAAACAAACAATATTTGGAAACCCATATTGATTTTAAAGAATATTTTGAAGATATTATCGGTGTTACATATTTTGAAAATAAGAGGTCTGAGAAAATTGTACTGCAGGTTGAAAAAACGTTGTGGCCATATATTAAAACCAAACCTTTACATGGTTCTCAAAAAGTAAATGAAATACAACACGATTATGTGTTAATATCCTTAGAGTTAATTCCAAATTACGAGTTAGAAAGTATGTTGCTTCAATTTGGAGAAAGATTAACTATTATTAAGCCCGATTCATTACGATTATCCATAGTACAAAGGGTGATGAAAATGAATGAAAATTATAAATGTGCAGATTAA
- a CDS encoding DUF3696 domain-containing protein: MKINISNFRGYKENIEFDLRPISLLIGANNSGKSSFTKLLRLFKNGIERLNFSEGNHNLSSYESVLNKNVDSKQMKVKVSGAISFLNEETTQVLVYTNEPFNKGYEEESYPEAYLESYKTYYKNEVLVQKIKTTIVETQLNNNEEFEVESDSFLYSVNLELLIQILYNQDISIPKKVTLFDFNLKSNVFINATSLSQLSHENYTIEPFDKKHSTKQLEELDKIRLYGDVPELNLKNNDSFLLFLLALKNELNFIEKDYLLYDVFSNGKNITQHTSDVIKEVQFKNRYVTNLSELKILTENIKKELEEVLSPIYGLIVIKENALGNIIFNLKLPAQFQFSNAITTFFGSLINYEDQLNALFKKVEYLSPVNKKHNRISFSENSFELDQLLYKFLKGKNNNSNKLNLNDLREDFIRKSLNIFGIKGEFQTELLHNKYIIPKIVEGNKNLYLDELGLGISQILTIVLFLFAFEDDSYKDRILIIEEPETNLHPNFQSKLADVLAMYLRYIPTNNGSIIIETHSEYLVRKLQFLVASKDVEMTTEDVMIHYVNSDDNVSVIEPKVKQIEINENGGLTDTFGPGFYDEATNLQFQLIQLNNAQSN, encoded by the coding sequence ATGAAAATAAATATTAGTAATTTCAGAGGCTATAAAGAGAATATCGAATTTGATTTACGTCCAATTAGTTTACTTATCGGCGCTAATAATAGTGGAAAAAGTTCATTTACCAAACTGTTACGGCTATTTAAAAACGGGATTGAAAGACTGAATTTTTCTGAAGGAAATCATAATTTATCTAGTTATGAGAGTGTACTAAATAAGAATGTGGATAGTAAACAAATGAAGGTTAAGGTCTCGGGAGCAATATCGTTTTTAAACGAGGAAACTACCCAGGTATTAGTATATACTAATGAGCCTTTTAATAAAGGCTATGAGGAAGAAAGCTATCCGGAGGCGTATTTAGAATCGTATAAAACGTATTATAAAAACGAAGTGCTGGTTCAAAAGATTAAAACTACAATTGTAGAGACGCAGCTGAATAATAATGAAGAATTTGAAGTTGAAAGTGATTCATTTTTGTACAGTGTTAATTTAGAATTGTTAATTCAAATCTTATATAACCAAGATATTTCTATTCCTAAAAAAGTTACTCTATTTGACTTTAATTTAAAATCTAATGTATTTATAAATGCAACTAGTTTAAGTCAATTAAGTCACGAAAATTATACAATTGAACCATTCGATAAAAAGCATTCTACTAAACAACTTGAAGAATTAGATAAAATAAGGTTGTATGGTGATGTTCCAGAACTAAATCTTAAAAATAATGATTCCTTTCTACTGTTTTTATTAGCCTTGAAAAATGAGTTGAATTTTATTGAAAAGGACTATTTACTATACGATGTCTTTTCTAATGGAAAAAATATTACTCAACATACCTCAGATGTCATAAAAGAAGTTCAATTTAAAAACCGCTATGTTACTAACCTATCTGAACTGAAAATTCTTACAGAAAATATAAAAAAAGAGCTTGAGGAAGTACTTAGTCCTATTTATGGTTTAATAGTAATAAAAGAAAATGCTCTTGGCAATATTATTTTTAACCTAAAATTACCTGCGCAATTCCAATTTAGTAATGCAATAACTACATTTTTTGGATCTCTCATTAATTATGAAGACCAACTTAATGCCTTGTTTAAAAAAGTTGAATATTTATCACCAGTAAATAAAAAGCACAACAGAATTTCTTTTTCTGAAAACTCTTTTGAGTTAGACCAATTATTGTATAAGTTTTTAAAAGGAAAAAATAACAATAGTAATAAACTAAATTTAAATGACTTAAGAGAAGATTTTATTCGGAAGTCTTTAAATATATTTGGAATTAAAGGGGAGTTTCAAACAGAATTACTGCATAATAAATATATTATTCCAAAAATTGTAGAAGGTAATAAAAATTTGTATTTAGATGAATTAGGGCTTGGTATTTCACAAATTTTAACTATAGTTTTATTTCTATTCGCATTTGAAGACGATTCTTATAAAGACCGTATTTTAATTATTGAAGAACCAGAGACCAATTTACATCCTAATTTCCAATCTAAATTAGCCGATGTATTAGCAATGTATTTAAGATATATTCCCACGAATAATGGTTCTATTATTATAGAAACCCATAGTGAGTATCTTGTAAGAAAATTACAATTTCTGGTAGCCTCAAAAGATGTAGAAATGACTACTGAAGATGTTATGATTCATTATGTGAATTCAGATGATAATGTAAGTGTAATTGAGCCTAAAGTAAAACAAATTGAAATTAATGAAAACGGTGGACTAACAGATACTTTTGGACCAGGCTTTTACGATGAGGCTACTAATTTACAGTTCCAACTGATTCAACTTAATAATGCACAAAGTAATTAA
- a CDS encoding ATP-dependent DNA helicase, with protein MSGGITILDYLHFDCPTTEQKQVLLEMSDFIKESSRMDFFILCGAAGTGKTSITTALIGYLNTKDIVYNIAAPTGRAARILGRKSNTINSTIHSLIYSVKSNPKNGEVVFQLKHNEEKEFSVFIIDEASMISSKKDAIEGNIFKSKNALLADLIRFVKNGNPNNKIIFLGDKNQLPPVNEKQSLALSKPYLCDTFNLEGISKLLTTVKRQEDGSYILKNANLIKKGIESNMQKVPLIGVRKQSINEASKTYLNDYKSKGQDAVISIGATHKMNMMFNSVIRSKIYGRYPKSLMVDDLLLISQTWRRNDIQLYSGDHVVVKEVNLNEIETVAGLSFVKVKLLGKNLEGKEEEIVDYLLLESIQNPQGLSAKHENALRHERFKKNKVYRESGKPWDDRYVGAIRATYGHSITCNKAQGGEWDRVFINSYFMPSLKFQYTAITRAKQDVLFY; from the coding sequence ATGTCAGGAGGTATAACTATTTTAGATTATTTACATTTCGATTGTCCAACAACAGAGCAAAAACAAGTGTTACTAGAAATGTCTGACTTTATTAAGGAATCGAGTAGAATGGATTTCTTTATACTTTGTGGTGCGGCTGGTACAGGTAAAACATCTATTACAACAGCCCTTATTGGCTATTTAAACACAAAAGATATAGTTTATAATATCGCAGCTCCCACTGGTCGTGCGGCAAGGATTTTAGGCAGAAAATCTAACACTATTAATAGTACTATTCATTCTTTAATTTATAGCGTGAAGTCTAACCCTAAAAATGGAGAAGTTGTTTTTCAATTAAAGCATAATGAAGAGAAAGAGTTTTCTGTATTTATTATAGACGAGGCGTCTATGATATCATCCAAAAAAGATGCCATTGAAGGAAACATCTTTAAAAGTAAAAATGCACTTCTTGCGGATTTAATTCGTTTTGTAAAAAATGGAAACCCTAATAATAAAATAATCTTTTTAGGTGATAAAAATCAATTACCTCCTGTAAATGAAAAACAGTCTTTAGCTCTATCTAAACCATACTTGTGTGATACATTTAATTTAGAAGGAATTTCAAAACTGTTAACTACAGTAAAGAGGCAAGAAGATGGAAGTTATATCTTAAAAAACGCAAACCTAATAAAGAAAGGAATTGAATCTAATATGCAAAAAGTTCCTCTAATTGGAGTAAGAAAACAATCTATAAATGAAGCTTCTAAAACGTATTTGAACGATTATAAGTCCAAAGGTCAAGATGCGGTCATTTCCATAGGGGCGACACATAAAATGAACATGATGTTTAATTCAGTTATAAGGTCTAAGATTTATGGTCGATATCCTAAATCTTTAATGGTAGACGATTTATTATTGATTTCTCAAACTTGGAGACGAAATGATATTCAACTTTATAGTGGTGACCATGTTGTAGTTAAAGAAGTTAATTTAAACGAAATTGAAACAGTTGCTGGTTTATCTTTTGTAAAAGTTAAATTATTAGGTAAAAATTTAGAGGGTAAAGAAGAAGAAATAGTAGATTATTTATTATTAGAAAGTATTCAAAATCCTCAAGGATTAAGTGCTAAACATGAAAATGCTTTAAGACACGAGCGCTTTAAGAAAAATAAAGTGTATAGAGAAAGTGGTAAGCCTTGGGATGACAGGTATGTTGGTGCTATTAGGGCGACTTATGGGCATTCTATTACATGTAATAAGGCACAAGGTGGTGAATGGGATAGGGTGTTTATAAATTCATATTTTATGCCCTCATTAAAATTTCAGTATACGGCAATAACAAGAGCTAAACAAGATGTTTTATTTTATTAA
- a CDS encoding START-like domain-containing protein, whose amino-acid sequence MEDKIKFELEFPIHASPALLYQYISTPSGLSEWFADNVNSRGELYKFIWDGAEEQAKVISKKSGERIKFRWLHDEDEPYFFELRIQVDEITKDVSLIIVDFSDEDEINETKMLWENQISDLKHVLGSV is encoded by the coding sequence ATGGAAGATAAAATAAAATTTGAACTTGAATTCCCAATTCACGCCTCTCCAGCCCTTTTATATCAATACATTTCTACGCCTTCTGGTTTATCAGAATGGTTTGCTGATAACGTAAATTCTAGAGGTGAACTTTATAAATTTATTTGGGATGGAGCCGAAGAACAAGCAAAAGTAATAAGTAAAAAAAGTGGTGAACGTATTAAGTTTAGATGGCTACATGACGAAGATGAACCTTATTTCTTTGAGCTTCGTATTCAAGTTGACGAAATCACTAAGGATGTGTCACTTATAATTGTAGATTTCTCTGATGAAGATGAAATTAACGAAACTAAAATGCTTTGGGAAAACCAAATTTCAGATTTAAAGCATGTCTTAGGTTCTGTATAA
- a CDS encoding aminotransferase class IV, whose translation MINFNGTIQDNNTILNANNRGFAYGDALFETIKTSYGKLLFWEDHYFRLMASMRILRMEIPMNFNMEFLESEINKTLEAKGLTSSSARVKLTVYRNEGGLYLPETNNISFIIDAKPLPNDFYLISENAYEVDLFKDYYISPSLLSTLKTNNKSLNVVGSIFAKENGLENCLTLNTNKNVVEALNGNVFIVKGNHIKTPPLSDGCLKGIMRKQLLDIIKDIPEYTLEESSISAFELQKADEIFLTNTIVGIQPITKYRKKKFLNIVSKALIQKLNVKMRLG comes from the coding sequence ATGATTAACTTTAACGGTACAATTCAAGATAATAACACGATTTTAAATGCTAATAATAGGGGTTTTGCTTATGGCGACGCCTTATTTGAAACGATTAAAACATCTTACGGAAAACTTTTATTCTGGGAAGATCATTATTTTCGTTTAATGGCATCTATGCGAATTTTACGTATGGAAATCCCTATGAATTTTAATATGGAATTTCTTGAAAGTGAAATTAATAAAACTTTAGAAGCAAAAGGTTTAACTTCTAGTTCTGCACGTGTTAAGCTTACCGTTTATAGAAACGAAGGTGGATTATATTTACCAGAAACTAATAATATCTCTTTTATTATTGATGCCAAACCATTACCTAATGATTTTTATTTGATTTCTGAAAATGCATATGAAGTAGATTTATTTAAAGACTACTACATTTCTCCAAGCTTATTATCTACGTTAAAAACAAATAATAAATCTTTAAATGTTGTTGGTAGTATTTTTGCAAAAGAAAACGGTTTAGAAAACTGTTTAACTTTAAATACCAATAAGAATGTGGTTGAAGCTTTAAATGGAAATGTTTTTATTGTAAAAGGAAACCACATAAAAACGCCTCCTCTATCAGATGGATGTTTAAAAGGAATTATGCGTAAACAACTCTTGGATATCATTAAAGATATACCAGAGTATACATTAGAAGAATCATCCATATCTGCATTTGAATTACAAAAAGCCGATGAAATTTTTCTAACTAACACCATAGTAGGAATACAACCTATTACCAAATATCGTAAGAAAAAGTTTTTAAATATAGTTTCTAAAGCATTGATTCAAAAATTAAATGTAAAAATGAGATTGGGTTAA
- a CDS encoding YqgE/AlgH family protein translates to MITIKPKKGSLLIAEPSIIGDVSFNRSIVLLADYSSEGSIGFILNKPLEFTIKDLIPNMDANFKVYNGGPVEQDNLYFIHKVPELIPDSIEISLGVFWGGDFNVVADLIANNQIKEKDIRFFLGYSGWGSNQLDQELSVNSWVVTENVYQNSIIEKDYESFWKEKMLEFGGEYSIWSNAPENPSYN, encoded by the coding sequence ATGATTACAATTAAACCAAAAAAAGGTAGTTTGTTAATCGCAGAACCATCAATTATAGGAGATGTATCTTTTAATCGATCAATAGTTCTACTAGCAGATTACAGCAGTGAAGGTTCTATAGGTTTTATTTTAAATAAGCCTTTAGAATTTACAATTAAAGACCTAATTCCAAATATGGACGCAAATTTTAAAGTCTATAATGGAGGTCCTGTAGAACAAGATAATTTGTACTTTATTCATAAAGTACCAGAATTAATTCCAGATAGTATTGAGATTTCTCTAGGTGTTTTTTGGGGTGGCGATTTTAATGTTGTAGCAGATCTTATTGCTAATAATCAGATTAAAGAAAAAGATATTAGATTCTTTTTAGGCTATTCTGGTTGGGGAAGCAATCAATTAGATCAAGAATTAAGTGTTAATTCTTGGGTAGTAACAGAAAATGTTTACCAAAATTCTATTATTGAAAAGGATTATGAGTCGTTTTGGAAAGAGAAAATGCTAGAATTTGGTGGCGAATACAGCATTTGGTCTAATGCACCAGAAAATCCTAGTTATAATTAA
- a CDS encoding HU family DNA-binding protein, producing MNKTDLIDAMAEQAGISKAAAKKALESALTEIGGALKDGKRVSLVGFGSFSVSERAAREGRNPQTGKTIQIAAKKVVKFKAGSELSGAVN from the coding sequence ATGAACAAAACAGATTTAATCGATGCAATGGCTGAACAAGCAGGAATTTCAAAAGCCGCTGCAAAAAAAGCATTAGAGAGTGCACTTACTGAAATAGGAGGAGCTTTAAAAGACGGAAAAAGAGTATCTTTAGTAGGATTTGGTTCTTTTTCAGTTTCTGAAAGAGCAGCAAGAGAAGGAAGAAACCCTCAAACAGGAAAAACAATCCAAATAGCAGCTAAAAAAGTTGTTAAATTTAAAGCTGGATCTGAATTATCTGGAGCTGTAAACTAA
- the fmt gene encoding methionyl-tRNA formyltransferase, which produces MKTLNIVFMGTPDFAVSTLKTLVEHNYNIVGVVTAPDKPAGRGRKLNESAVKQYAVSQDLKVLQPANLKDEAFLAELKALNANLNIVVAFRMLPKVVWNMPEFGTFNLHASLLPNYRGAAPINWAIINGETITGVSTFFIDEAIDTGEMILQEAVSIELHDNAGTLHDKLMHLGSELVLKTVKRIEEGTVNTTPQIENSDLKTAYKLNKDNCKIDWTASIEAIYNKIRGLSPYPAAWSILENGDDVLDVKIYEATIELESHNFDIGTCHNTKKEIKVAVTGGFINIKAMKLPGKRNMGAKDLLNGYDFKIDAKML; this is translated from the coding sequence ATGAAAACATTAAATATTGTATTTATGGGAACACCAGATTTTGCTGTTTCCACATTAAAAACATTAGTCGAACATAATTATAATATTGTTGGTGTGGTTACAGCGCCAGATAAGCCTGCTGGACGCGGCAGAAAACTTAATGAAAGTGCAGTAAAACAATACGCAGTGTCTCAAGATTTAAAAGTTTTACAGCCTGCAAATTTAAAAGATGAAGCCTTTTTAGCCGAATTAAAAGCACTTAATGCCAATTTAAATATTGTAGTAGCTTTTAGAATGTTACCTAAAGTGGTTTGGAATATGCCAGAATTTGGAACTTTTAATTTACACGCTTCTTTATTGCCAAATTACAGAGGGGCAGCTCCAATTAACTGGGCTATTATTAATGGTGAAACGATTACAGGTGTCTCTACATTTTTTATAGATGAAGCTATAGATACTGGTGAAATGATTTTACAAGAAGCTGTTTCTATAGAATTACACGATAATGCAGGAACATTACATGATAAACTAATGCATTTAGGAAGCGAACTTGTTTTAAAAACAGTTAAGCGTATAGAAGAAGGAACAGTAAATACAACTCCCCAAATAGAAAATTCTGATTTAAAAACAGCCTACAAATTAAATAAAGATAATTGTAAAATAGATTGGACAGCATCCATAGAAGCAATATATAATAAAATACGTGGCTTAAGCCCGTATCCTGCAGCTTGGAGTATTCTAGAAAACGGAGATGATGTTTTAGATGTTAAAATTTATGAAGCAACCATAGAGTTAGAGTCTCATAATTTTGATATAGGAACATGTCATAATACTAAAAAAGAAATTAAGGTGGCTGTTACAGGAGGATTTATAAATATAAAAGCAATGAAACTTCCTGGAAAGCGAAATATGGGAGCAAAAGACCTTTTAAACGGTTACGATTTTAAAATAGATGCAAAAATGCTGTAA
- a CDS encoding RecQ family ATP-dependent DNA helicase, with protein sequence MQHPIKILERYWNYTTFRPFQEEAIQAAIEGEDVFVLMPTGGGKSMCFQIPALAKEGICIVISPLVALMKNQVQVLQDKGIKAMALTSGLTYNQLDTMLDNCIYGKYKFLYISPERLQQELVQERIKQMHVNLIAIDEAHCISQWGNDFRPAYKNITTLRRLQPTVNCMALTASATPIVVDDIISELDFIKPKLFKQSFYRPNLAYMVFHEDDKYYRIETILKKYTAPSIIYVRSRKLTLEIANFLNSKGIEASAFHGGLSNHEKDDRLNDWLQNKTQVMVATNAFGMGIDKPDVKTVIHLNLPDSLESYFQEAGRAGRNGEKAFAVILKNKSDEVLVRNQFLEVLPNIAFIKQVYRKLSNYCQISYGEGALTTHDFNFNEFCKVYKFNGVLAFNALQILDRTSIITLTKQFQNKTLVQFIISNVSLFHYLDTHTELQLIVKSLLRTYGGIFEHPTKINTTLVSDKASIPEHVLLKALATLAKDEIISLQQTKTDAQVTFIVPREDDKTINRIASIIEQQNNLKQNQVQSVLDYVSNDTVCKTIQLLQYFGEKDGNPCGICSVCVGAAKTIKSTKPVDFTVIRKQIILHLEQGHLSSRALANAIHCTEADVLSVLKLLLEHQIVAVTKTNTYKLYHT encoded by the coding sequence ATGCAGCATCCTATAAAAATATTAGAACGCTACTGGAATTATACAACATTTAGACCATTTCAAGAAGAGGCTATTCAGGCAGCTATTGAAGGCGAAGATGTTTTTGTATTGATGCCTACCGGAGGTGGTAAATCAATGTGTTTTCAAATTCCGGCTTTAGCAAAAGAAGGAATTTGTATTGTGATTTCTCCTCTTGTAGCCCTTATGAAAAATCAGGTGCAGGTTTTACAAGATAAAGGTATAAAAGCTATGGCGCTTACTAGCGGACTCACATACAACCAGCTAGATACCATGTTAGATAATTGCATTTATGGAAAATATAAATTTTTATATATTTCTCCAGAACGCCTTCAGCAGGAGTTAGTACAAGAGCGCATTAAACAAATGCATGTAAATTTAATAGCTATTGATGAAGCCCATTGTATTTCGCAATGGGGAAATGATTTTAGACCTGCTTATAAAAATATAACAACTTTAAGGAGGTTGCAACCTACAGTAAATTGTATGGCCTTAACAGCATCTGCAACACCTATTGTTGTAGATGATATAATTTCTGAACTCGATTTTATAAAACCTAAACTCTTTAAACAATCTTTTTATAGACCAAATTTGGCCTATATGGTGTTTCATGAAGATGATAAATATTATCGAATAGAAACTATATTAAAAAAGTATACAGCACCATCTATAATATATGTAAGAAGTAGAAAATTAACATTAGAGATTGCTAATTTTTTAAACTCTAAAGGTATAGAGGCATCTGCTTTTCATGGCGGTTTAAGTAATCATGAAAAAGACGATCGTTTAAACGATTGGTTGCAAAATAAAACACAAGTTATGGTTGCAACGAATGCTTTTGGAATGGGGATAGATAAACCCGATGTTAAAACCGTTATTCATTTAAATTTACCCGATAGTTTAGAAAGTTATTTTCAAGAAGCGGGAAGAGCTGGACGTAATGGAGAAAAAGCGTTCGCGGTTATTCTTAAAAACAAAAGTGATGAAGTATTAGTTAGAAATCAGTTTTTAGAGGTCTTACCAAATATTGCATTTATAAAGCAAGTATATAGGAAACTCTCAAATTATTGTCAGATTTCATATGGAGAAGGTGCGTTAACTACACACGATTTTAATTTTAATGAGTTTTGTAAAGTATACAAATTTAATGGTGTCTTAGCTTTTAATGCATTGCAAATATTAGATCGAACTAGTATAATTACGTTAACAAAACAATTTCAGAATAAAACATTAGTACAGTTTATAATTTCTAATGTATCATTATTTCATTATTTAGATACACATACAGAATTACAACTTATAGTAAAATCCTTATTAAGAACGTATGGAGGTATTTTTGAGCATCCAACTAAAATAAATACAACATTAGTTTCAGATAAAGCTTCCATTCCGGAGCATGTGCTCTTAAAAGCATTAGCTACCTTAGCAAAAGACGAAATTATAAGTTTACAACAAACTAAAACAGATGCTCAAGTTACTTTTATTGTACCTCGTGAAGACGATAAAACAATAAATAGAATTGCAAGTATTATAGAGCAACAAAATAATTTAAAACAAAACCAAGTACAAAGTGTTTTGGATTATGTAAGTAATGATACTGTATGTAAAACCATCCAATTATTACAATATTTTGGAGAAAAAGATGGCAATCCTTGTGGGATTTGTTCAGTATGTGTTGGTGCTGCCAAAACTATAAAATCAACTAAACCCGTAGATTTTACAGTTATAAGAAAGCAAATTATTTTACATTTAGAACAAGGCCATTTATCTTCTAGAGCATTAGCAAATGCGATACACTGCACAGAAGCAGATGTATTAAGTGTACTTAAATTATTGTTAGAACATCAAATTGTTGCTGTTACAAAAACAAATACATATAAATTATATCATACTTAA
- a CDS encoding AAA family ATPase translates to MNTKKIVITGGPGTGKSSIIHQLQKMGYSCLEEISRQVTLQAREDGVEQMFLTQPLLFSERLLNGRVAQFNEANLSVEPYIFLDRGVHDVLAYMDFIGDEYPQTFTNVCESLVYDHVFILKPWKEIYKSDAVRYESFEEALKIHDCLVNMYERFNYTLIDVPFDTVENRADYILKEIKSL, encoded by the coding sequence TTGAATACGAAAAAAATTGTTATAACAGGAGGACCTGGAACAGGTAAATCATCAATCATTCACCAATTGCAAAAAATGGGCTACTCTTGTTTAGAAGAAATATCAAGGCAAGTGACCTTGCAAGCAAGAGAAGACGGTGTAGAACAGATGTTTTTAACGCAACCATTATTGTTTAGTGAGCGTTTATTAAATGGTCGTGTAGCGCAGTTTAATGAAGCAAATTTAAGTGTAGAACCTTATATTTTTTTAGATCGAGGTGTACACGACGTTTTGGCATATATGGATTTTATTGGTGACGAATATCCGCAAACATTTACAAACGTATGCGAATCTTTGGTTTACGATCATGTTTTTATTTTAAAACCATGGAAAGAAATTTATAAGAGTGATGCGGTTCGTTATGAAAGTTTTGAAGAAGCTTTAAAAATACATGACTGTTTAGTTAATATGTATGAAAGATTTAATTATACTTTAATTGATGTTCCTTTTGATACGGTTGAAAATAGAGCTGATTATATATTAAAAGAAATTAAATCGCTGTAA
- a CDS encoding DUF493 family protein, whose amino-acid sequence MSEKKNTEEFYEKLKTQLYDTTVWPSEYLYKFIVKSEPKKIAEIEGIFNNLGAVIKTQPSKNGKYTSISISVKLKDPETVIEKYKEVIENVEGVISL is encoded by the coding sequence ATGAGCGAAAAAAAAAATACAGAGGAGTTTTACGAAAAATTAAAAACACAATTATACGATACAACCGTTTGGCCATCTGAATATTTATATAAATTTATTGTAAAATCAGAACCTAAAAAAATTGCAGAAATAGAAGGTATATTTAATAATTTAGGAGCTGTAATTAAAACACAACCTTCAAAAAATGGTAAATATACCAGCATATCTATTAGCGTAAAGTTAAAAGATCCAGAAACTGTTATCGAAAAATATAAAGAAGTTATAGAAAACGTTGAAGGTGTTATCAGTCTTTAA
- a CDS encoding DUF4290 domain-containing protein, producing the protein MIDNIEYNTEREHLIIPEYGRHLQKMVNHAKTIENRDDRNKEANAIIAVMGNLQPHLRDVPDFQHKLWDQLFIISNFELDVDSPYGVPDKALLEKKPDPLDYPQNFPKYRFYGNNIKTMIDVANTWEDGELKEALIYSIANHMKKCFLNWNKDTVDDNVIFNHLYELSDGKINLKNTDEDLSDASSLLRNKKKYNSSTNSKKTYKKNTNTNSNRNRKRY; encoded by the coding sequence TTGATAGATAACATAGAATACAACACCGAGCGTGAACATTTGATTATTCCTGAGTATGGAAGACACCTTCAAAAAATGGTTAATCACGCCAAAACCATTGAAAACAGAGACGACAGAAATAAAGAAGCAAATGCTATAATTGCTGTTATGGGAAATTTACAACCTCACCTAAGAGATGTCCCTGATTTTCAACATAAACTCTGGGATCAACTCTTTATCATTTCGAATTTCGAATTAGATGTAGATTCACCTTATGGTGTACCGGATAAAGCATTACTAGAAAAAAAGCCAGATCCATTAGATTATCCTCAAAACTTTCCAAAATATCGTTTTTATGGAAATAACATAAAAACTATGATTGATGTTGCCAATACTTGGGAAGATGGAGAACTTAAAGAGGCCCTAATTTATAGTATTGCTAACCATATGAAAAAGTGTTTTTTAAATTGGAATAAAGATACGGTAGATGATAATGTAATTTTTAATCATTTATATGAGTTGTCTGACGGTAAAATAAATTTAAAAAATACAGACGAAGATCTTTCTGATGCTTCCAGTTTATTACGCAATAAAAAGAAATACAACTCGTCTACAAACTCGAAAAAGACATACAAAAAAAACACAAACACAAATTCTAACCGTAATAGAAAACGCTACTAA